Proteins encoded by one window of Pseudomonas sp. LS44:
- a CDS encoding ABC transporter ATP-binding protein → MTGDVGAGEVLVSFRGVQKSYDGESLIVKDLNLDIRKGEFLTLLGPSGSGKTTSLMMLAGFETPTAGEIRLGDRALNNVPPHKRDIGMVFQNYALFPHMTVAENLAFPLSVRGMNKRDASEKVKQSLAMVQLDKFRHRYPGQLSGGQQQRVALARALVFEPQLVLMDEPLGALDKQLREHMQMEIKHIHQRLGVTVVYVTHDQGEALTMSDRVAVFHQGEIQQIAPPRELYEAPRNTFVANFIGENNRLNGHLLSHAGERCVVGLAGGERVEALAVNVGQPGEPVTLSIRPERVRLQVQAEQAANRFSGTVAEFIYLGDHVRIRLEVCGKPDFFVKQPIAELDPALAVGDVVPLGWQVEHVRALDPLVAE, encoded by the coding sequence ATGACGGGTGACGTGGGTGCCGGTGAGGTGCTGGTGAGCTTCCGTGGCGTGCAGAAGAGCTACGACGGCGAAAGCCTGATCGTCAAAGACCTCAATTTGGACATCCGCAAGGGCGAGTTTCTCACCCTGCTGGGGCCGTCCGGATCGGGCAAGACCACCAGTCTGATGATGCTCGCCGGTTTCGAAACGCCCACCGCCGGCGAAATTCGCCTCGGCGACCGCGCCCTCAACAACGTGCCGCCGCACAAGCGCGACATCGGCATGGTGTTCCAGAACTACGCACTGTTCCCGCACATGACGGTGGCCGAGAACCTGGCCTTCCCACTGTCGGTGCGCGGCATGAACAAGCGCGATGCCAGCGAGAAGGTCAAGCAATCGCTGGCCATGGTGCAGCTCGACAAGTTCCGCCACCGCTATCCCGGTCAGCTTTCCGGTGGCCAGCAACAGCGCGTTGCGCTGGCCCGCGCGCTGGTGTTCGAGCCGCAGCTGGTGCTGATGGACGAACCGCTCGGCGCCCTCGACAAGCAGTTGCGCGAACACATGCAGATGGAGATCAAACATATCCATCAGCGCCTCGGCGTCACTGTGGTGTATGTCACCCACGATCAGGGCGAGGCGCTGACCATGTCCGACCGCGTGGCGGTGTTCCATCAGGGCGAGATCCAGCAGATCGCCCCGCCGCGCGAGTTGTACGAGGCGCCGCGCAATACCTTCGTGGCCAATTTCATCGGCGAGAACAATCGTCTCAACGGCCACTTGCTCAGCCATGCCGGCGAGCGCTGCGTGGTCGGTCTGGCCGGCGGCGAGCGGGTCGAGGCGCTGGCGGTGAATGTCGGCCAGCCGGGCGAGCCAGTGACCCTGTCGATCCGGCCCGAGCGCGTGCGCTTGCAGGTGCAGGCCGAGCAGGCGGCGAATCGCTTTTCCGGCACGGTCGCCGAATTCATCTATCTCGGTGACCACGTGCGCATCCGTCTGGAGGTGTGTGGCAAGCCGGACTTCTTCGTTAAACAGCCGATTGCCGAGCTTGACCCCGCGTTGGCGGTCGGCGACGTGGTGCCCCTCGGCTGGCAAGTGGAGCACGTGCGCGCCCTCGACCCGCTGGTGGCCGAGTAG
- a CDS encoding alpha/beta hydrolase family protein — protein sequence MRHSFCLPSLATCLVLLGAAQPLQAADTTAEKPPAAPVIERVHTERNADAASALERQLPEAEQVLLKSADESFLGLWLPANVSAPKGVVILLPGDAQSAAAPRAIGPLRQKLPDAGWHTLSLNLPDPQGSVPPPRPADATPPSPAEKKSEDAASAPVAPAEDPPELSAEQRQAHAERVLARIQAGIGYAQQQQPTSIVLLGAGSGAYWAARYLSEHGDAPVHNLLLVAARVPDGFSPPLVQLLPPLKLATGDFYYQDLPTEREAARQRLAASKRQAQPAYIQVAMKALPGDPATEQEQLFRRIKGWLALHLRSDQATPPATAAGTPTP from the coding sequence ATGCGCCACTCGTTCTGCTTGCCTTCGCTCGCGACCTGTCTCGTGCTGCTGGGTGCCGCTCAACCCCTGCAGGCTGCCGACACCACGGCGGAAAAACCCCCAGCGGCGCCGGTCATCGAGCGCGTGCACACCGAACGCAATGCCGATGCCGCCAGCGCCCTGGAACGCCAGTTGCCGGAGGCCGAGCAAGTGCTGCTAAAGAGCGCCGATGAATCCTTCCTCGGCCTGTGGCTGCCGGCCAATGTCAGCGCACCGAAGGGCGTGGTGATCCTTCTCCCCGGCGATGCGCAAAGCGCCGCTGCGCCCCGCGCCATCGGCCCGCTGCGCCAGAAGCTGCCGGATGCCGGCTGGCACACCCTGAGCCTCAACCTGCCCGATCCACAGGGCAGCGTACCGCCGCCGCGACCGGCAGATGCCACGCCACCGTCGCCTGCTGAAAAGAAATCAGAAGACGCCGCCAGCGCTCCTGTCGCTCCCGCCGAAGATCCGCCGGAACTCAGCGCCGAACAGCGCCAGGCGCACGCCGAACGGGTGCTGGCGCGCATCCAGGCCGGGATCGGCTATGCCCAGCAACAGCAGCCGACCAGCATCGTCCTGCTCGGCGCCGGCAGCGGCGCTTATTGGGCGGCGCGTTATCTGAGCGAACACGGCGACGCGCCGGTGCACAATCTGCTGCTGGTGGCCGCGCGCGTGCCAGACGGTTTCAGCCCGCCACTGGTGCAGCTATTGCCACCGTTGAAGCTGGCCACCGGTGACTTCTACTACCAGGATCTGCCGACCGAGCGCGAGGCGGCGCGCCAGCGTCTGGCGGCCAGCAAACGCCAGGCGCAACCGGCCTATATCCAGGTGGCAATGAAGGCGTTACCGGGCGATCCGGCGACCGAGCAGGAGCAGTTGTTCCGGCGCATCAAGGGTTGGCTGGCACTGCATCTG